One genomic segment of Balaenoptera musculus isolate JJ_BM4_2016_0621 chromosome 11, mBalMus1.pri.v3, whole genome shotgun sequence includes these proteins:
- the POM121L2 gene encoding LOW QUALITY PROTEIN: POM121-like protein 2 (The sequence of the model RefSeq protein was modified relative to this genomic sequence to represent the inferred CDS: inserted 3 bases in 3 codons): MGTYVGKLGLSPSSPAEGRTDLSERPLNGRPAQPLHQVPRVQHVHRAHPAPRHRPARRPPNGDPTSPNAWVVNEAWRRFPMNRSRSSIMGPLPSDGWESYFKRSIWSLRHPRAIWSPVTIRLAPRERTAPPSTAAAEETNSAGFSPSEKPPDPCAKETVLRALRECKKGKVRWEERLFHESLDSRRRIPETRPSAFKPLTKNGVLTSFVPRPGPLQRSLDCWGSDHSLNNRPSCSSMDSLASTHTGGPLSSQRNAITSSYSSSRDFSEPWKRSIPSTSLQIPEWPITRKEHGHPSHSPVPPVSDESRETSGSSGQQNQIPLLLSSPGSLLSLTPPPQLGYAVPEDLALGKKAGLQRSNKAREDTTEVTTDSVPDTWSALQPSLSQGADPPLESLHKMQKSPSPLAFPQPTGEAISVAHSPLKTASLLAPRGCSQSEPLSGTSSDSKPTTTFILLXPCFPTSPVTDTTWPPSTSQAAIPRDSPAIIPAAPTMQSTLFGLMSSPGPHLSASTPPVATSAERLSKRILGLPANSEIGGSSYSRISITAAASYSIXTPPGISTPTFKPIFGSLRPLKTMPVRAPFSFKQTSPPPTPASTRLFHGLVKAASVVVSTTPASTSKGSFKPPLDFGVVNVTSTMGNTCSIPSTCPPFPLGAACAFRASFSPAAGFTFPLCQRPTVPTVHTVTIFSQVLPSAVQISPTRSTANCSAVGSPLATSALVTTNQPALSSRISSSTAAFTIPLESSSRPPFPLSLGATPQPAFGAAYVQKQEVPQPALGPSFSSSFIFGSSPVASSIPTPTPAQPSFSGAAQAAFGGLAPSASTFHIPASFWPAFGSTPXQANTNGLGVVTPTHRSGACGSVFGSTAPRPFDFGGLVTPIDCEETGMGVTAPDMSSNPGAFSTGAEPSGTTSSITPLGTGCGPNNQGRTSQGTHFALGKASISARKTMFGDPSMTPFAQSTPVTGSVKAGSSLGFGMPSPPPQGSVGRRSFRLSAPSFSIGAKSKSPKNREQGHSRRPHAHKK; the protein is encoded by the exons ATGGGCACTTACGTGGGCAAGCTGGGACTCTCGCCGTCATCCCCAGCAGAGGGGCGCACAGACTTGTCGGAGAGGCCCTTGAACGGCCGGCCAGCTCAGCCCCTTCATCAGGTCCCCCGGGTTCAGCACGTCCATcgtgcccaccctgcccctcgGCACAGACCTGCGAGGAGGCCGCCGAACGGGGATCCTACCAGTCCCAACGCGTGGGTGGTCAACGAGGCTTGGAGGCGCTTTCCCATGAACAGGTCCCGGAGCTCCATCATGGGGCCTCTTCCCTCAGACGGGTGGGAAAGTTACTTCAAGCGGAGTATCTGGTCTCTTCGGCACCCCAGGGCAATCTGGAGCCCGGTGACCATCAGGCTCGCTCCTCGTGAGCGGACAGCGCCCCCCTCCACTGCCGCAGCAGAGGAAACGAACTCTGCAGGGTTCTCACCTTCTGAGAAGCCCCCAGACCCATGTGCGAAGGAGACAGTGCTGAGGGCCCTCAGAGAGTGCAAGAAGGGGAAAGTGAGGTGGGAAGAACGACTGTTCCATGAGAGCTTGGACAGTAGGAGAAGGATTCCAGAGACCAGACCATCTGCGTTTAAGCCTCTGACGAAAAATGGAGTCCTCACTTCTTTTGTGCCCAGGCCTGGGCCTCTGCAGAGAAGCCTCGACTGCTGGGGCTCGGATCACAGCTTGAAtaacaggcccagctgctcctccaTGGACTCCTTGGCCAGCACACACACAGGTGGCCCCCTTAGCTCCCAAAGAAATGCTATTACAAGCTCTTACAGCTCTTCTAGAgatttctctgagccttggaAGAGAAGTATTCCCAGTACATCACTCCAGATACCAGAGTGGCCAATAACAAGGAAAGAACATGGCCATCCGTCTCACTCTCCAGTCCCACCGGTATCAGACGAGTCCCGAGAAACATCTGGCAGCTCTGGGCAGCAAAATCAGATTCCCCTGCTTCTATCAAGCCCTGGCAGCCTGCTGTCCCTGACTCCACCTCCTCAGCTTGGTTATGCAGTTCCTGAAGACCTGGCCTTAGGGAAGAAAGCTGGACTCCAACGGAGCAACAAAGCCAGAGAGGATACGACTGAGGTCACCACAGACTCTGTCCCTGACACTTGGTCTGCTCTTCAGCCTTCCCTGTCCCAGGGCGCTGATCCTCCGCTGGAAAGCTTACATAAAATGCAGAAGTCTCCAAGTCCACTGGCCTTCCCACAACCTACCGGAGAGGCAATCAGTGTGGCCCACTCGCCTCTGAAGACAGCGAGCCTGCTGGCCCCACGTGGGTGCTCACAGTCAGAGCCCCTTTCAGGCACCTCTTCAGACTCAAAACCCACAACTACTTTCATCCTTC ACCCTTGTTTTCCCACATCACCAGTCACTGACACCACGTGGCCACCTTCAACGTCTCAGGCTGCCATACCCCGAGACTCACCTGCCATTATCCCAGCAGCACCCACTATGCAAAGCACTTTGTTTGGATTGATGAGCAGCCCAGGTCCCCATCTTTCTGCATCTACACCTCCTGTTGCAACTTCTGCTGAACGCTTGTCAAAACGCATTTTGGGGCTCCCAGCCAATAGTGAGATAGGAGGCTCCTCATATTCCAGAATTTCAATCACAGCTGCAGCATCTTACAGCA TTACACCTCCGGGTATCTCAACTCCCACCTTCAAGCCTATCTTTGGCAGCCTAAGACCACTTAAAACTATGCCCGTGAGAGCTCCTTTCTCTTTCAAGCAGACCTCTCCTCCACCTACTCCTGCTTCTACCCGTCTCTTCCATGGCCTGGTCAAGGCTGCCTCTGTAGTCGTGTCCACCACCCCAGCCAGCACATCCAAAGGCTCTTTTAAGCCACCTTTGGATTTTGGTGTAGTGAATGTTACCAGTACCATGGGCAACACTTGCTCCATCCCTTCCACTTGCCCCCCTTTCCCTCTCGGGGCTGCCTGTGCCTTCAGGGCCAGCTTCTCCCCAGCTGCAGGCTTCACTTTCCCACTATGCCAGCGTCCAACCGTTCCTACTGTGCACACAGTCACCATCTTTAGCCAGGTTCTTCCCAGTGCTGTCCAGATATCCCCTACCAGGAGCACTGCCAATTGTAGCGCCGTGGGTAGCCCTCTGGCAACTTCAGCCCTAGTAACCACCAACCAGCCTGCATTGTCATCCAGGATCTCCAGTTCGACCGCAGCATTCACGATTCCCTTGGAGTCAAGCTCAAGGCCACCTTTCCCACTATCCCTGGGAGCCACTCCCCAACCTGCGTTTGGGGCTGCATATGTGCAGAAGCAAGAAGTCCCCCAACCAGCCCTTGGCCCAAGCTTCAGTAGCTCTTTCATTTTTGGAAGCTCACCAGTGGCCTCCTCAATCCCAACACCGACTCCAGCCCAGCCATCCTTCAGCGGTGCCGCGCAGGCAGCCTTTGGGGGTTTGGCACCATCAGCCTCCACCTTTCACATCCCGGCCAGCTTCTGGCCGGCCTTTGGCAGCACTC GTCAAGCTAATACGAACGGTTTGGGAGTTGTCACCCCAACCCACCGGAGTGGGGCTTGTGGCTCAGTGTTTGGCAGTACAGCCCCACGACCTTTTGACTTTGGGGGATTAGTGACCCCTATAGACTGTGAGGAGACTGGGATGGGCGTCACTGCCCCAGACATGAGCTCCAACCCTGGAGCATTCAGCACTGGAGCAGAGCCAAGTGGGACCACTAGCAGCATCACACCCTTGGGAACAGGCTGCGGCCCAAACAACCAGGGCCGGACCAGCCAGGGCACACATTTTGCCTTGGGGAAGGCCAGCATTTCTGCAAGAAAAACTATGTTTGGGGACCCCTCCATGACCCCCTTTGCTCAGAGCACCCCTGTCACTGGATCAGTTAAGGCAGGCAGCAGCCTCGGCTTTGGGATGCCCTCTCCACCGCCCCAGGGCTCTGTTGGGAGAAGATCTTTCAGACTGTCAGCCCCTTCCTTTTCCATTGGGGCAAAATCAAAATCCCCGAAGAATAGGGAGCAAGGGCATTCCCGAAGGCCTCATGCCCACAAGAAATAA